CCAGAAggtaattttctctttttaagtTGGTAATGTTTCGGCTTCTTAGTCTTGATGTCAGCACCCAGAAGTATTTGAGGTAGATAGCAATAGGTTGCTATACCTTCACCAATTCTGTCCACGCTTATTAAATCTCTAAGAGATAGATGCAACAAGGCAGTCGATCTAACATACATATCTCTGCATGAGTAAATCGTATGACCATATTGCTCGTCTTTTGCAGATCAAAACAATGAAAGAGGCGTACTTGCCAGATCTTAATGAAATCTATCAGAGAGTTACAGCCAAGTTGCAGCAAGTAAGTATTGTTTGCATTTATAAATACTTCGAAATAGTAGCAACTAGCAAGTACCTAATGAATTCATTGCAAAATTAGTTCGATATTGCAAAAGAAGTCATACAACTTTAGAATCTTGTTGTccatttagtaaaaaaatgCGCTTGTGACTCATATTCTTACTGACCGCCCCCTAGAAAGTAATATCGGATATCTGTGTTTCTTTCCTAACCCACAAACGTGATAGCTTGCGTCTATTTGattgtttcttttcttgttgACCATCCTTTTGTTTTCTCTCGAGCAGGATTCTCTTCCACAGCAACAAAGATCAGAGCAGTTTGAGAAATTGAAACAATTCAAGACAATGTTGGAGCGAATGATACAATTCCTATCCGTTTCAAAGACCAATATCGTGCCTGCATTAAAGGATAAGGTGACTTTTTATGAGAAGCAGATTATAACTTTCTTAAATATGCACAGACCGAGGAAACCCGTACAGCAAGGGCAGCTTCCGCAATCTCAGATGCAGCCCATGCAGCAACAACAATCCCAGAACGTTCAAGATCAGTCTCATGATAGTCAAGCAAATCCGCAGATGCAATCAATGAGCATGCCGGGTTCTTCTGGGCAAAGGGCACAACAGAGTAGTCTGACAAATATGCAGAACAGTCTTCTATCATCTCGTCCTGGAGTTTCAGCTCCACAGCAGAACATTCCCAGTTCCATGCCAGCTTCTAGTCTAGAGTCAGGCCAAGGAAATGCACTGAATAATGGCCAGCAGATTGCCATGGGATCCATGCAACAAAATACTTCTCAACAACAACAAGTAAATAACAGTTCTGCATCTGCTCAAAGTGGGTTAAGCACACTACAGTCTAATGTTAATCAAACCCAGTTAAGTTCCAGTTTGCTTCAGCAACAACACATGAAGCAACAGCAAGATCAACAAATGACGCAGCAGTTCAAACAGCAGTTTCAACAGCGCCAGATGCAGCAGCAGCTAAAGCAGCAGATAattcagcagcagcagcaacagctACAAGCAAGACAGCAAGTAGCgcaaaatgatatgaatgattcGACAGCGAGGCAGGGAATGAATGCCGGCCGTGGGATGTTTCAGCAACATTCTCTGCAAGGTCAGCGTCCTAGCTATCCCCTTCAACAGTTAAAACCAGGATCCCAGCTCCCTGTTACGTCGCCTCAACTTATGCAAGGTCAATCTCCTCAGATGATACAACAACATCTGTCTCCTCAGATCGACCAGAAAATTGCGATGTCATCTGTCAACAAGACGGGAACTCCATTGCAACCTGCAAACTCCCCTTTTATTGTCCCATCTCCTTCAACCCCCTTGGCACCGTCCCCTATGCAAGTTGACTCTGAGAAACCTTCTGGAGCTTCTTCGTTGTCAATGGGAAATACTGCACGCCAACAAGCAACTGGCATGCAAGGTGTAGTTCAGTCCCTTGCGATTGGCACTCCAGGGATCTCTGCCTCTCCTCTCCTTCAGGAGTTTATTACTCCTGATGGAAATAATTTAAATCCCTTGATAAGTACATCTGGAAAACCAAGTGGGACTGAGCTGCCTATGGAACGCCTTATCAGAGTGGTAAGTAACAATTACTAACTTTTGAAGGTTATATATTGCAACAGGAGAGCGTTATCGCTGCCATCTCTCTTTTGTAGTAGAAACATTGTTCTGGTCACTGATGTATGCTTTCTGTTGTTTTTCAGGTGAAGTCCATCTCACCACAAGCGCTTTCTTCTGCAGTAAGTGACATCGGATCTGTTGTAAGCATGGTTGATAGGATAGCTGGTTCAGCCCCAGGAAACGGTTCAAGAGCTTCAGTTGGCGAGGACTTGGTTGCAATGACTAAGTGTCGTCTCCAAGCAAGAAACTTCATGACGCAAGAGGGAATGATGGCGACCAAGAAAATGAAGCGTCACACAACCGCGATGCCATTAAGCGTTTCTTCATTAGAAGGAAGCGTTGGTGACAACTACAAGCAGTTTGCATGTTCGGGAACATCTGATCTGGAATCTACTGCGACTTCAGATGGCAAGAAGGCAAGAACTGAGGTATGGTTTTTAGTTAGACTTCCCTTAGTTTCAGAAGCACAATGTTTCAATTTTAAACATATTGAGGACTCAATCTTGGACTGCAGACCGATCATGCCCTTTTGGAGGAAATCAAGGAAATAAACCAGCGGCTGATAGATACAGTTGTTGAGATTAGTGATGATGAAGATGCTGCTGATCCTAGTGAGGCAGCAACAGCAAGGAAAGGGTGTGAGGGAACAACAGTAAAATTTTCGTTTATAGCTGTTTCTCTCAGCCCAGCCTTGAAGGCTCATCTCTCATCAACCCAAATGGTAAGCATTAGCATGGTTATATCGTTAAGATTCTGTGGAAAAGAAATCATTTCATTATCCTTATTTCAAATATGTTGTGTGCTTCTGTCAGTCTCCTATTCAACCACTGCGTCTGCTGGTACCTTGTAGCtaccccaacggctctccatcTCTCCTGGATAAACTCCCGGTCGAAACCAGGTACACGCAAAACTTTTACCATAGTCCAAAGTCAGCTCATGTCTCTAGAAACATCTCTATAAGAAACTGGATCATAACGTAACATGGTGTGGTTCTTTCATGAACAGCAAAGAGAACGAGGACCTCTCATCCAAAGCTATGGCAAGGTTCAACATTTTGCTAAGAAGTCTGTCACAGCCTATGTCGCTCAAAGACATAGCCAAGACATGGGACGCTTGCGCTCGGACGGTGATCTGCGAGTACGCACAGCAGTTTGGTGGTGGAACTTTCAGCTCAAAATACGGTACTTGGGAGAAATACGTAGCCGCTTCCTGAATCTCTGATGGGTCTCTTTCATCATATGCCATAACGGTAAACTCTGTGATTTACACGTTGTCAAAAAGTATTTAAATCATGTCATAAACTGTAGAAAATCCCACGTTGCCAACCGCTTGTTGTATAGTATAAGTTTGTATCTTCCAACGATATGATTGGGAGCTTTATCTATAAGTCAAAAGCTTATATGTTgtataactgaatatttttcAATCATGTTCTGTATCAATGAATGTTCTTAATGGGGATgtttgttctttatcaaaatcCACCAAACTCTACGACTTATAAtttaagatgatgatgatagtcTTTCATGGGAACAAAGACACCATTGTTGAGCAGCTTCTGCTCTGTTATCTTTGCCAGTAAACCGCATTACAACTAAACATTTGCTTTTAGCGTTAAAGGATAGCTTCTATGTTTTTATAATAAGGCCCTCGTAAAacattataatttcaaaaagagCCCTGAAGTTCTCTTTCTCTACACTTATCTCCCCCAAAGAGGATCAAACCTTAAACCTCTCAAATCTCTCGTCTTCCCAAAACGAAAATGACAGGTTCGATCTCGACCTCATGGCTCTTGTCGTCTCCTACGAACTCAAAACCCCTTTCCACCTCAAAGTCCATCACTTTCCTCCCCACACTAAACCCACGACGAAGCCCAGATCGATTCCCCTCGAGATCTCCGTCACCCTCACTCCAAATCCGAGCCGGAATCCGCGAGCTGCGAGAACGAATCGACACCGTGAAGAACACTCAAAAGATCACAGAAGCGATGAAGCTCGTGGCAGCAGCCAGGGTTCGCCGAGCTCAAGAAGCCGTCATCAATTGCAGACCTTTCACCGAAGCCCTCGTCGGGATCCTCCACTCGATCAACCAATGCGCTCAATTGGAAGACGTCGACTTCCCTCTGAGCAACGTAAGGCCCGTAAAGAGAGTCGCTTTAGTCGTCGTCACCGGCGATAAAGGCTTGTGCGGCGGTTTCAACAACGCAGTGATCAAGAAAGCTAATTCACGTGTTGATGAGTTGAAGCAGAGAGGGATAGAGTGCGTTGTGGTAAGCGTGGGGAAGAAAGGGAACGCGTATTTTAGCAGAAGAGATGACGTGGAAGTGGATAAATGTATCCAAGGAGGAGGCGTTTACCCCACGGCTAAAGAAGCTCAAGTGATCGCTGATGACGTGTTCTCATTGTTTGTGAGCGAGGAGGTGGATAAGGTCGAGCTTGTCTACACAAAGTTCGTGTCTTTAGTGAAATCTGATCCTGTGATCCACACTCTGTTACCGTTGGCGATGAAAGGAGAGTCTTGTGACGTGGAAGGAGTGTGTGTTGACGCTATGGAGGATGAGATGTTTAGGCTGACGAGTAAAGACGGGAAGCTTTCTGTGGAGAGGAGGAAAGTTGAGGTTGAGAGGCCTGAGATTTCGCCGTTGATGCAGTTTGAGCAGGATCCTGTTCAGATTCTCGACGCGATGATGCCTTTGTATTTGAACAGTCAGATTCTGAGGGCGTTGCAGGAGTCTTTGGCGAGTGAGCTGGCGTCGAGGATGAGTGCTATGAGTAATGCGACGGATAATGCTGTTGAGTTGAAGAAGAGTCTGACGGTTGCTTATAATAGGGAGAGACAGGCTAAGATCACTGGAGAGTTGTTAGAGATTGTTGCTGGAGCGGAAGCTCTTAGAGGGACTTAGTTAGAGTATATTTGTGTTAAACCATTTCTTGTTTGTGTAACAGTCTCATGGAAGAATAAAGACATCATCTAATACCGACAAAAGACTGATACTTAAATCTCATTTGTCTCGAAGACCAAAACAATACTCAAGTACTTGTTGGATTTCTAAAATCTAGACAGcacaaaaagagagagaagcatCATTTGGTTTGGTTCTTTAAATGAGCCTCATCAACAAACGAAAAAAGTTTTTAACACCTacgcaaaaacaaaacaagaatggTAAAAAAGAGGCTTTGAatccatcttcatcatcatctttcttcttcactcaagAGTTGAGTTTAGAGGTACTTGAACAGGATACCACCATGAGTGGCAAAGAAGGGAGCAAAGACGAGAGACTCAACAGCCATGAGCTTGATCAGGATGTTCAACGAAGGTCCTGAAGTATCTTTCAATGGGTCTCCAATGGTGTCTCCAATCACAGCTGCCTTGTGTGGCTCTGAGCCCTTTGGTCCAAGACTCTTCGCGTGCTCTGATACACCAGCCTGAAAACAATTCTCAATGCTTTAAGGTTTCTCTTAAAATGATTTGACTTGAGCTATATGATTAATCAGTTATGTACCTCAATGTACTTCTTAGcgttgtcccaagcaccaccaGTGTTAGATGCAGAGATGGCAATCTGTTTATACACATGAACATTAATGAGCATATGTTTTAAGTACATTTAGTTATTCACATAAAGATCATACCTGAACACCGGAGACAAGAGAGCCGGCGagaacaccagagagagtctcaaCACCAAAGAAGAAACCAACAATGAGAGGTGTGAGCATAACAAGGCAACCAGGAGGAATCATCTCCTTAATAGAAGCGTCAGTGGAGATCTTGACACAAGTGGCGTAGTCAGGTTTCGCGGTACCTTCCATGAGTCCAGGAATAGTGTTGAACTGCCTGCGAACTTCTTCAACCATCTTAAGCGCCGCACTTCCCACGCTCTTCATCGTCATAGCCGAGAACCAGTAAGGAAGCATTGCACCAACAAGAAGGCCAATGATAACCTTTGGTGTCAAAACATCTACGGTGTGGACTCCTGCACGGCTCACAAAGGCACCGAACAGAGCCAAAGAGACCAACGCAGCAGAGCCAATAGCGAATCCCTTTCCAATAGCAGCAGTGGTGTTTCCAGCTGCATCAAGAGCATCGGTTCTTTCGCGGATGCGGTGGCTCATTCCAGCCATTTCGGCAATACCACCAGCGTTGTCACTGATGGGACCGTAAGCATCAATCGCCAAACCGGTTGCGATGGTACTGAGCATCCCTAGAGCAGCAACGGCAACACCGTACATAGCAGCAAAGCTGAAACTGACGAATATACTGACAGCAATGGCAAAGATTGGAATGATGACGGATTTGTAACCGAGAGCTAGGCCGAATATAACATTGGTGGCTGCACCGGTTCTGCATGAATCTGCAACATCTTGCACAGGGCTGCAAGAACACGAGGACATTAGAGTTTCTCCTACTAGCTGGAATGTTACTTCCtcgtttcaaaaaaaaatggatgttttaggaaaaaaatgtttcaaaaagatttaaaaattttgtattagcaatgcatttttatcaactaaaaatgattaattgtgactttctaaaaattaattacatttactaaatttttattagtttagaaTTATGGAaaagataatcacaaaaaattATACTTAATACTAAAACTTACTTAACATTCATCATTTTTGAGACATGAGAAATCAAATATGGTGAAAGTAGTTTCTTACCTGTATGCGTTGCTAGTGTAGTACTCAGTGACAAAACCGATGATGAGTCCAGCCCAAAGACCAACACAAACACACAGGAATAGCTGCCTGGAAATCCAAAATTTCGACACACAATTAGAATAATACACCTTATTCATCCACAACTGCAGGAAGAGAAGGGTTCTTACCAATTCTGAACGACTTTTTGTGTTCCAAAGTTGAAGATGGTGAAGGAAGAAGGCAAGCCAACCCATGAGACAACAGCAATACCAACAGTCATGATAACGGTAGAGATGATAAGCTGGTTCTTCAACGCTGGCTCAATTTCCTTAACAGCCTTAATCTCAAAGAAGTCGGTGGCGAAGAGAGTTGTGATCAAACAAACCAAGATTCCCATTGAGCTGATGAGCAACGGGTAGCACATGGCAGTGAAATCATGGTTGATTCCAAAGGAGGAGATGGAAGCAACAACAAGTGCAGCACATGATGCTTCAGCGTATGACCCAAAGAGATCAGATCCCATACCAGCAATGTCACCAACGTTGTCACCCACATTATCAGCAATAACCTGTAACATAACCGAAAAAATTAAGATGAAAAAAAAGCAAAGGAGGGTACATTTATCCagaagaaccaaaccgaaataactgaaaaataaatcatgtatctctaaaaccgaaccgaaataacTGAAACCGAAAAATGAATCATATATCTCtaaaaccgaacccgaactgtAACTGAAAACCAAATAGGTACCCAAATCTTAACAATACAAGATTATATCCTTAAAATATCAATTATATGTAGTttctaaataatcaaatatcttagaaaatgctatttttccCATATTATCTGAAATTACCaggaaaaaccaaaaccaaaataacccaGAACCAAAACCCAAATCGAACCAATTTTTGTTAGTTACTGATAGGTTCCCAAGTCTCTAGAACCCAAAAATTGAAAACCGAAGATCTAGACTCTTATCATGCACAGTGAAAAGATGTACTTACAGCTGGGTTCCTTGGATCATCTTCTGGAATATTCCTCTCGATTTTACCGACAAGATCAGCACCAACATCAGCTGCTTTAGTGTAGATCCCACCACCAACACGGCCAAAGAGAGCCATGGAAGACCCACCAAGACCATAACCAGTAATAGCCTCAAAAAGACCTTCCCAGTCATCACCGTAATAGATCTTGAACACATTAATAGTAACGTAAAGCACCAATAGACCACTAGCAGCAAGAAGGAAACCCATCACAGCACCGGACCTGAACGCAACAATGAAAGCCTTCCCAACGCCCTTTCTAGCTTCCAAAGTGGTTCTAGCGTTAGCGTAAGTGGCAATCTTCATGCCGAGGAAACCAGAGAGCACAGAGGTGACCGCACCGAGGACGAAAGCAATGGTGCTGAAAGCTGCGGTGGCTAACGCAGGCTTGCAGGTTTTGGTCTCGTCGTAGGTGCAAGGCTTGTTCTCTGTGCTGAATCCTTCCACAGAGCCGAGGAAGACGAAGATAATAGCGGCGAAGATCACCATGAAGACGCCAACGTATCTGGACTCCGTGAATAGGAATGAAGTTGCACCTGTATCCAAACACACACCAATCAGATCACAAAGTTATTTCACTttaaagcaaaaagaaaaaaaaaagttattcacTTTTCCGACAAGACAAGATTCTGTTAAGTTCCAAAACGTACTTATCATTACAGGACCTAGGAGAATGAAACATAGCCAGATCTAAAGAAACAAACGTGAGATCTGAATCAAAGTTTCACGAGATCTCTTTACCTTCGGAGATTGCTGTCTGAATCTCGGCGCACTTGGCGACGACGCTTTGGTCGTTAACACCTTCCTCTTCCTCGATAAGGTAATCTCCGTAGCCATTCTTCGAACCTCCTGAGGAAGACGACGACGCGCCTTGGTCAGCGGAGACTCTCACGCGAGAGACGATGAACCattggaagagagagaaagcgaTGCCGACCACCGCGCAAACGGGAATGAGGATCTCCGTCCAGAGCTCCGGGAGAAAAGCTGACGCCACCATCGAAGATAagctcgagagagagagagagagatgggaagTGATTCGATGAGAAGAGAGATGAGAGACTTTAAACAAGTGATGATGATGCCGTGTCGTTTTTATAACACTACGAAAGTCTGAATCCAGTACGGTTAGTTACACCGTTATTTACGCTACACCCcctgtgatttttttaaaaatgtttttgataAGAAGGCGCGTGGATGTGACGATGCAAGTTGTCTGAACACAGATCTCGTTTCAGTCAGTTGTTTCAGACACGAACGCCATTGGCCAATTCTCGCCGTTGATTTTAGAGCTTAAAACAACGGCTACGTGTGCATCATCAATACGTTAACATTCCATTCGATCGTGGAGTAATTATTGTCTAGTTGATAATTGGTAAATACTACTACTACTAAttagttttctttattttgacTGATTGAAATTAAATAATGAGTTAGGTGCATGATTTAGGCTTTATCAAGGGAAATTGCATTGTATTCATGGAAAATTATTCTTTTTATCGTAATCATCAAATCATTTAGCCATTTTACTATGGTATATTCGAGTATTTatggaaaataattattttacctTATCGAGTGTGTTTGGACAAATTAGATTCTCATCATAGTAATTTTCAAAAGGGGGAGGGGGGGATTCAGTGTACATAGTATGATTTGATGCTTTGATGATTAGGATGAAATGGAATAGATAGTCAATAGTATTTCAGTTTTGTACAGAATAAAATATCGAgcgtattaattttttttttaagaaaagacTAAAACTCGTATTCGTTTTATGGGAATCGATTCTACAGTAGGTTTAAGTTTGACGTTGTACTAAATTAAGCAACGTATAGAAAGAACATTCGAAGATATTCGTTTTATCTTTGATTCGACGTTGTACTAAATTTATGTTGGCATTTGTTCGATTAGGTTTGATTCCGgatcttttattatttatttcatctTCATACGAGGGAGACGTATAACAAGACACCATGCACCACACCGTAATGTAGAGCAAGAATagaattgtttttctttttaagaatataaatatgttttgacGAGCAAGATATAGTGGTGGATGTGTGTTGAATGGTGTGCAACCCTCCAATCGGATAcataccctttttttttaataaaaaaaactatcttaattattttttgttagcATTATTTACTTTTCTTGCATGAGTGAGTAGTAGTGACCACTCATGCTTTATCTTTTGTTCCCTTTTGCTAATGAATCAGGAAAATTATcgcataataaaaatatttccaaGTTATGTGGCTGACATTAGGGCGTCTATCATTCAATCACGATTTAGAGTGTAATCGGTTGGATGTAGAGTAAAACAGAGgaagaaatccaaaataatgaaaaataaaatgaggaaagagaaagttgacaaaaaaaatgaggaaagagaaaaaaaaaccagaATAAACGCTGTAACAAAACATGGAATAAATATGGGTTAATTTATTGAATAACTATATtggaaaaaatattagttttgtagTTAGagggtagagagagataggaagaaaaagaaggagAGAGGGAAAGAAATAGGTAGTTagtgaaatataatttttttgttggttattaGTTCAAATTTCCCAATAAATATAGTGTATGttggtgaacaaaaaaaaaaacagtgtatGTTTCCCGTTATTTCAAAGAGAGTACATGTCAAAAATGAGTATTTCACTTGATTGGTGAAATATAAGttaaataaatagtaaatataATTCTCGGTGAAAGTTTCTCGCTATTGAAACAATACAGTTaaagctttattttttttgaggTAAATATAAGTGATGCGAAACAAAAAagttatatgatttaaataaaGTTTGTGCATTGTTTATGATAAATATGGTTTTAACAGAACAAGTAGtgcaaaataatatttgattggTGAAAAATATTTAcggttttattaaataaatattaaaataatgtaataatatgaaattattttaagtttactaattttatttttgattcaaattaaaaaaactgaattttgGTATGAACTGAATCACCGATTTTGATGAATTCAACCAATTCTATCCATTTTAACACAACCcataatcagaaaaaaaaaagaataagtcATTGTTCGACCTACCGGTTCGATCTAGTTCAAGTActagttaaaattaaatataactattattttaaatataaatatatataaaaatagtgaATATTTGCATATTTTTAGTAAAAGTGGTTCTAAACTTCAACTTATTTGATTTCCAAAATATAAAGTAtctaattttgaaagtattatAATTGTAAATGTGTACCATTTTAGAATATGGTGTATAGTAGCAATATTTACGgggtaaatatttaatattaatttttgattaatttcataaaatatttagaagaaTAAGATATATACTTTTGAAAATAAAGTGTAAACTAAAATAAGTTAAGTGAAACTTCTAACCCAAAAAATAAACACAatgtaaaccaaaatattagtataatatATCCAAAACACAACAAGGAACGTAAGATAGTTTTAAAAGATAACACTTATTAATATCCACAAAAAGAGGCAGGTCAGTAAATGATATTGAAACTTCGAGTTGTGCCATATTGAAAATTGAAACACTTATTAGTTATTAGATTCCAGATAAACTAtagtattaaattaattattatcttTTGCCTTTGTCATTGTACCACTACATAATACCGAGGGTTCCAATATAAGATTTGGTTTTAATAGATGTGTCTGTAtttgaccaaaagaaaaataacgtGAATGATGACTATAAGTGGTTTTAGGAAAATAAACTGAAAATCATACGGCCAATTTGTCTCCATTCAACATCCAAGGTTATGAATGGGGTCTACGGGACTAGACGGTTATAAAATGTCTTTCAACTTATTCTTAATATCTATCTAacaaaactgtaaaaaaaaattccaatcaTACATTATTTTACATCACTTAATCTATTAATTGTATTTGGTTTACAAAACACATGAACCGTAATTACACCATGCCGCACTTTAATATTCTTTTTAGAATTCAAATCTGATTAAAAATtcgatttgaacaaaaaaattcaaatgaaTCTATTATTTCATAGCTTTGCCCACTCACTAAACTCACACATTCACAAAATTTTCCAAATCAATCTATTACATTCCATATGCTTTAATTTTGTTCCGATTATAATAATGAATGGTAACATACTAGTTGCATTTTACAAAGCTGTTTTGTTTAAACAGCAACCCAAAACATTTGTGAGAAATAGCAAAACCACACTGAAAGTCAAACTTGCCTAACAACCAAAAAACGCACTAAAAACTTATACAATAGgtgatgcaaaaaaaaatttatacaatGGGTGCTGAGAGTAGCAGTCCCAGCAAATAACacactaaataataatattttattctattttaaaacaataaatataaagtatatggaaatacatttattttatatcttattgattagttatattaaattttagtcagtgatttgaaaattaaatggACGTATCGGTCCACTGGTCAGTTTATCCGATTATAATTTGAGTTAAAATAGTATTTGAGTCATGTCAAACAAATTGGTTTAAAACCGGTCACACTCACCAAATCTGGTGACTCCGTTcaataccaattttttttaaatttataatttttaaaaattatttcaaacttttaactatttattttgtaaaatcgtaaaaaactaattaaatattattttactctGGCTTATTTTATCAAACTTGCACTTATCTGCACCGATTATATTACCAAAATCGAAGTTACCGTTTGGACTCATATTACCACAACCACAAAAATCATGTAAATATACAGTTCAAACTTCAAACCAATCCAACTAActgtaattaaataaaaaaatgaagcaGATGGGTTTACACGCTAGCATAACTTGTACTATCCAAGATATGATTAGACGTGATCGTCGTCCCTGTCGTAATTATAAAGTTCTTATATAATTAATGCAAACCAACAAGCTCACCAAAATTCGGTGTTTATATTGACAATGCCATCAAATGGTGATACATATTATCTTTATTATAAATCGTGGAAAATTCCATTGAAAGTTATAGTACTGTACTTaagtaagatatatatatacatatatatatatatatatatatatatatatatatatatatatatgttgagttgttttgattttattgacGTGAATTATAATTGTAAGAGCATGTGATCGATCCTTTAATCTAGTATTTCATCCATTCCATAGTGTCAGATACTTATTGGTAATTTGGTATCTACAAATCTTtgctaaaaaaaagaagatctaaatcatgtattaaaataatataattacatgTTATCGCTCATTATattgaagagagaaagagaagggaGGGAATGACAGGGTACTAGCGCAGTAGTACTGCACCAACCAAAGCAAATGACCTTGCAAGAGTTAAGGAGCGGTCCCATGATATTCCTGCGGGTAAGTTGGGGACCATTACCACCTCAAATAGATTGTGACCCTTGGGTTGGTGGGTGCATAGCCCCTGGTGACCCTTAGAGTATTTCCAACCCTTATAATGTCAAAACCACACTGTTTTAGTGTAATTTCAGCACTAAAAAAACTATTCTCCAACCATAACACCAAATTTCAcactaaaaactattttataatattatatatatttaaagttttatttgttatttatttaattgttcattttaattattaataaatcgagtgaataatattttaatggaGTGAATCCAATTCTATAATAGATGTaactctattttagtgtaaaaaaaaaaatagtgttctATTGGAGATGGTTTAAACAATTCATTTGGTTTGGTCTCACCGGCGCAAGTCCTGGCTAACTTGTTTCTCATTTGTCTTGACAGGTTCATACATAACTAGTTCATT
The sequence above is drawn from the Brassica napus cultivar Da-Ae chromosome A8, Da-Ae, whole genome shotgun sequence genome and encodes:
- the LOC106387567 gene encoding pyrophosphate-energized vacuolar membrane proton pump 1-like; its protein translation is MVASAFLPELWTEILIPVCAVVGIAFSLFQWFIVSRVRVSADQGASSSSSGGSKNGYGDYLIEEEEGVNDQSVVAKCAEIQTAISEGATSFLFTESRYVGVFMVIFAAIIFVFLGSVEGFSTENKPCTYDETKTCKPALATAAFSTIAFVLGAVTSVLSGFLGMKIATYANARTTLEARKGVGKAFIVAFRSGAVMGFLLAASGLLVLYVTINVFKIYYGDDWEGLFEAITGYGLGGSSMALFGRVGGGIYTKAADVGADLVGKIERNIPEDDPRNPAVIADNVGDNVGDIAGMGSDLFGSYAEASCAALVVASISSFGINHDFTAMCYPLLISSMGILVCLITTLFATDFFEIKAVKEIEPALKNQLIISTVIMTVGIAVVSWVGLPSSFTIFNFGTQKVVQNWQLFLCVCVGLWAGLIIGFVTEYYTSNAYSPVQDVADSCRTGAATNVIFGLALGYKSVIIPIFAIAVSIFVSFSFAAMYGVAVAALGMLSTIATGLAIDAYGPISDNAGGIAEMAGMSHRIRERTDALDAAGNTTAAIGKGFAIGSAALVSLALFGAFVSRAGVHTVDVLTPKVIIGLLVGAMLPYWFSAMTMKSVGSAALKMVEEVRRQFNTIPGLMEGTAKPDYATCVKISTDASIKEMIPPGCLVMLTPLIVGFFFGVETLSGVLAGSLVSGVQIAISASNTGGAWDNAKKYIEAGVSEHAKSLGPKGSEPHKAAVIGDTIGDPLKDTSGPSLNILIKLMAVESLVFAPFFATHGGILFKYL